The segment GCGCGAACGCGTGGCCGGCGTGCAGGTGCCGTGCGTGTGGCTGGAATCGAGCGAGCCGTCGTACGTGCTATACACCTCCGGCACCACCGGCAAGCCCAAGGGCGTGCAGCGCGATACCGGCGGCTACGCGGTGGCGCTGGCCACCTCGATGGAATACATCTTCTGCGGCAAGCCCGGCGACACCATGTTCACCGCGTCGGACATCGGCTGGGTGGTGGGGCACAGCTATATCGTCTACGGCCCGCTGCTGGCCGGCATGGCCACGCTGATGTATGAAGGCACGCCGATCCGCCCCGACGGTGGCATCCTGTGGCGGCTGGTGGAGCAATACAAGGTCAACCTGATGTTCAGCGCGCCGACCGCGATCCGCGTGCTGAAGAAGCAGGACCCGGCCTGGCTGACCCGCTACGACCTGTCCAGCCTGCGCCTGCTGTTCCTGGCCGGCGAGCCGCTGGACGAGCCCACCGCGCGCTGGATCCAGGACGGCCTGGGCAAGCCCGTGGTCGACAACTACTGGCAGACCGAATCCGGCTGGCCGATCCTCGCGATCCAGCGCGGCATCGAGGCGCTGCCGCCCAAGCTGGGCTCGCCCGGCGTGCCCGCCTACGGCTATGACCTGAAGATCGTCGACGAGAACACCGGCGCTGAATGCCCGCCGGGGCAGAAGGGTGTGGTCGCCATCGACGGCCCGCTGCCGCCGGGATGCATGAGCACGGTCTGGGGCGACGACGACCGCTTCGTGCGCACCTACTGGCAGGCGGTGCCGAACCGGCTGTGCTATTCGACCTTCGACTGGGGCGTGCGCGACGCCGACGGCTATGTTTTTATCCTGGGCCGCACCGACGACGTGATCAACGTTGCCGGCCACCGGCTGGGCACCCGCGAGATCGAGGAAAGCCTGTCGTCCAACGCTGCCGTGGCCGAGGTGGCGGTGGTGGGCGTGCAGGACGCGCTCAAGGGGCAGGTGGCGATGGCCTTCTGCATCGCCCGCGATCCGGCGCGCACGGCCACGGCCGAAGCGCGGCTGGCATTGGAGGGCGAGTTGATGAAGACGGTGGAGCAGCAACTGGGTGCCGTGGCGCGGCCGGCGCGCGTATTCTTTGTCAATGCACTGCCCAAGACCCGCTCCGGCAAGTTGCTGCGGCGCGCCATGCAGGCGGTGGCCGAAGGGCGCGATCCGGGCGACCTGACCACGATCGAGGACCCGGGTGCGCTGGAACAGTTGCAGGCAGCGCTGAAAGGCTAGATGGCGGGCTGAGGGCGTGGGATGCGGGTGCCGTGCGGGGCACTCCGCCTCCCGCCCTTGCCATCGGCCGTGATGCAGTCTAATATTTGAAGTATAAAATATTTAGACATCATCTAGATGGCGGTGTGATCCTGGGCAAAGGTGCCCGGCGCAGCCGGCAGGAGGCGACAGATGCGAGTGCTTTGTATTGGTGGTGGCCCGGCAGGCCTGTACTTCGGGCTGCTGATGAAGCTGCAGGATCCGGCCAACGAGGTCATCGTGGTCGAGCGCAACCGGCCCTACGACACCTTCGGCTGGGGCGTGGTGTTCTCTGACGCCACCATGGACAACCTGAAGCAAGCCGACCCGGTCAGCGCGGCCGAGATCAACGCGGCCTTCAACCACTGGGACGATATCGACATCCATATCGGCGGGCGCACCATCCGCTCCGGCGGCCATGGCTTTATCGGCATCGGCCGCAAGCGCCTGCTCAATATCCTGCAGGCACGCTGCGAGGCGCTGGGCGTGAAGCTGGTGTTCGAGACCGATGTGTCCGACGACCAGGCGCTGGCGATGCAATACCAGGCCGACCTGGTGATCGCCTCGGACGGCCTGAACAGCCGCATCCGCACCCGCTACGCCGACACCTTCCAGCCTGACATCGACACGCGCCAGTGCCGCTTTGTCTGGATGGGCACGCACAAGCTGTTCGACGCCTTCACCTTTGCCTTCGAGAAGACCGAGCACGGCTGGTTCCAGGCGCACGCCTACCGCTTTGACGACACCACCTCGACCTTTATCGTCGAGGCCCCGGAGTCGGTCTGGCGCGCCGCGGGCATCGAGCAGATGAGCCAGGAAGAGGGCGTGGCCTACTGCGAGCGCCTGTTCGCGCGCTACCTCGACGGCAACAAGCTGATCACCAATGCGGCGCACCTGCGCGGCTCGGCGATCTGGATCCGCTTCCCGCGCGTGATCTGCCGCCAATGGGTGCATTGGAACACCTTGCCCGACGGCCGCCGCGTGCCGGTGGTGCTGATGGGCGATGCCGCGCACACCGCGCACTTCTCGATCGGTTCGGGAACCAAGCTGGCGTTGGAAGATGCGATTGACCTGGCCGAGGAAATCCGTGGCAGGGGTCATGACGGCCTGCCCGATGCACTGTCGCGCTACGAAGCCACGCGCGGCGTGGAAGTGCTGAAGATCCAGAACGCGGCGCGCAACTCGACCGAATGGTTCGAGAACGTCGAGCGTTACGCGGGCAGCCTGCCGCCGGAGCAGTTCGCCTATTCCCTGCTGACCCGCTCGCAGCGCATCTCGCATGAGAATCTGCGCGTGCGCGATGCGGACTACGTGGCGCAGTTCGAGCACTGGCTGGCGCGGCAGGCCGGCGTGCAACCGGAAAGCCTGCAACTGCGCGAGCACCAGCCGCTGCCGCCGATGTTCACGCCGTTCCGCGTGCGCGGCGTCACGCTGAAGAATCGCGTGGTGGTGTCGCCGATGGCGATGTACTCATGCACCGACGGCGTGCCCGGCGACTTCCACCTGGTCCACCTGGGTTCGCGCGCGCTGGGCGGCGCCGGCATGGTGGTGGCGGAGATGACCTGCGTGTCGCCCGATGCGCGCATCACGCCGGGATGCCCGGGTTTGTGGAACGACGCGCAGCGCGACGCCTGGCGCCGCATCGTCGACTTCGTGCATGCCAACAGCGATGCGCGCATCGCCATGCAGATCGGCCACTCGGGCCGCAAGGGTTCGACCCAGCTCGGCTGGGAGGCAATGGACCATCCGCTGTCGGAAGGCAACTGGCCGGTGATCTCGGCCTCGCCGCTGCCCTACCTGCCGGGCGAGTCGCAGACCCCGCGCGAGATGACGCGCGCAGACATGGACCGTGTGCGCGATGACTTCGTCGCCAGCGCGCGCCGCGCCGCCGAGGCCGGCTTCGACTGGCTGGAACTGCATTGCGCGCATGGCTACCTGCTGTCGAGCTTTATCTCGCCGCTGACCAATACGCGGGAAGATGAATACGGCGGTTCGCTGGCCGCACGGCTGCGCTACCCGCTGGAGGTGTTTGCCGCGGTGCGTGAAGTGTGGCCGGAACACAAGCCGATGTCGGTGCGCATCTCGGCGCACGACTGGGTCGAAGGCGGCATCACCCCCGACGATGCGATCGAGATCGCACGCGCGTTCAAGGCCGCCGGCGCCGACATGATCGACTGCTCGTCGGGCCAGGTCAGCCCGGACCAGGCTCCGGTCTACGGCCGCATGTACCAGACCCCGTTTGCCGACCGCATCCGCAACGAGGCCGGCATCGCCACCATTGCCGTGGGCGCGATCTTCGAGGCCGACCATGTCGACTCGATCATCGCCGCGGGCCGTGCCGACCTGTGCGCGATCGCGCGGCCGCACCTGGCCAACCCGGCCTGGACGCTGCAGGAAGCGGCGCGCATCGGCTACCGCGATATCACCTGGCCCAAGCAGTACCAGGCCGGCAAGCGGCAACTTGAAACCAACCTGGAACGCGCCGCGGCGCAGGAGAAGCAGGGATGACGGGCAGCACGGGTTCATTGTCAGGGCGCCACGCGCTGGTCACCGGCGGCGGGCGCGGCATCGGCGCGGCAATCGCGCGCCGGCTGCTGGCCGACGGCGCCAGCGTGACGCTGCTGGGCCGCGATGCCGGCGCGTTGCAGGCGACTGTACAAGCGCTGCGTGAGGTCGCCCCCGCAGGCGCCGTAGTCTCCTTTGTCACGGCCGATATTGCCGATGCCGACAGCGTGGCACGCGCCTTCGCCGCCGCCGCGGAACAGTCCGGCCCGGTGTCGATGCTGATCAACAATGCCGGCCAGGCGCACAGCGCACCGTTCCTGAAGACCAATGCCGCGCTGTGGCAGCGCATGCTGGACGTGAACCTGACCGGCACCTTCCTGTGCACGCAGGCGGCGCTGCCGGCGATGCTCGACGCGGGCTGGGGCCGTATCGTCAATGTGGCGAGCACGGCCGGACTGATCGGCTATGGCTATGTCAGTGGCTATTGCGCGGCCAAGCATGGGGTGATCGGCCTGACGCGCGCGCTGGCGCTGGAAACCGCGGCCAAGGGCGTGACCGTCAACGCGGTCTGCCCGGGCTATACCGAAACCGACATCGTGCGCGACGCGGTGGCCAATATCGTCGGCAAGACCGGCCGCACTGAAACCGAGGCCCGCGCTGAACTGGCCGCGCGCAATCCGCAGCGCCGCCTGGTGCAGCCCGAGGAAGTGGCCGACGCCGTGGCCTGGCTGTGCCAGCCGTCCGCCGCGGCGATCACCGGCCAGGCAATCCCGGTGGCCGGCGGCGAGGTGATGGCCGGCTGACAACGACAGAACAAGGACCTGAGAGAGAACCCATGACAGAGATCGCACTCGACATGCGCCACCACAAGCGCAGCTTTGCCGGCTACCAGCCGGAGCACTTCCTGTGGTCGGTGTCCGGCGACGGCAAGGTCGGCACCGTGACGCTGAACCGGCCGGAGCGCAAGAACCCGCTGACTTTCGATTCCTACGCCGAGCTGCGCGATCTGTTCCGCGGCCTGTGCTATGCCAGCGACATCAAGGCGGTGGTGGTGACGGGCGCGGGCGGCAACTACTGCTCGGGCGGCGACGTGCACGAGATCATTGGGCCTCTCACGCGCATGACCATGCCTGAGCTGCTCGACTTCACGCGCATGACCGGCGACCTGGTCAAGGCCATGCGCGCCTGCCCGCAGCCGGTGGTGAGCGCGGTCGACGGCATCTGCGCCGGCGCCGGCGCGATGATGGCGCTGGCCTCCGACATGCGCCTGGGCACGGCGCAGGCCAAGACCGCGTTCCTGTTCACGCGCGTCGGCCTGGCCGGCGCCGACATGGGCGCGTGCACGCTGCTGCCGCGCGTGATCGGGCAGGGGCGTGCCAGCGAGCTGCTCTACACCGGCCGCTCGATGAGCGCGGAAGAGGGCCTGCAGTGGGGCTTCTTCAATGCGCTGCATCCGTCCGAATCGGTGCTGGCCCAGGCGCAGACGCTGGCCGCGCAACTGGCCGCCGGCCCGACCTTTGCGCATGGTGTGACCAAGAAGCTGCTGCACCAGGAATGGAACATGGGGCTGGACGAGGCCATCGAGGCCGAGGCCGAAGCCCAGGCCATCTGCATGCAGACGCGCGACTTCCGCCGCGCCTACGAGGCCTTCGTCGCCAAGACCAAGCCGGTGTTCGAAGGGGACTGAAGCGCCATGTCCGACAAGACCTATCTCGACCTGCCGCTGTTCGACGACGCGCACCGCACACTGGAGCGCGAACTGGACGCCTGGTGCGCGCAACACCTCCATGTCGACCACAGCGATACCGACGCCGCCTGCCGCGCGCTGGTGCGCCAGCTGGGCGAGGCCGGCTGGCTGCGCTACTGCGTGCCGGCCGCGCACGGCGGCGCGCTGCCGGCGCTGGATTCGCGCTCGCTGTGCCTGCTGCGCGAGACCCTGGCGCGCCATGACGGCCTGGCCGATTTTGCCTTTGCCATGCAGGGGCTGGGCTCGGGCGCGATCTCGCTGGCCGGCAGCGATGCGCTGCGCGCGCATTACCTGCCGCGCGTGGCCCGCGGCGAGGCGATTGCCGCGTTTGCGCTGTCCGAGCCAGAGGCCGGTTCCGATGTGGCCGCCATGCAGTGCAGCGCACGGCTGTCGGACGACGGCAGCCACTATGTGATCGATGGCGCCAAGACCTGGATTTCCAACGGCGGCATTGCCGACTTCTACTGCGTGTTCGTGCGCACCGGCGAGGCGTCGGGCGCGCGCGGCATCTCCGCCTTTGTGGTGGACGCCGATACGCCGGGCCTGACCATCGCCGAGCGCATCGACGTGATGGCGCCGCACCCGCTCGCCACGCTGCGTTTCGACGACTGCCGCGTGCCCGTGGGCAACCGGCTGGGCGAGGCGGGGCAGGGCTTCAAGGTGGCGATGATGACGCTCGACATCTTCCGTGCCTCGGTCGCGGCGGCTGCGCTGGGCTTTGGCCGCGCCGCGCTTGACGATGCTCTGGCGCGCGCCTGCGCGCGCCCGATGTTCGGCGGCGTGCTGGCCGACCTGCAGCTGACCCAGGCCGCCATCGGCGACATGGCCACCGCGATCGACGCCGCGGCGCTGCTGACCTACCGCGCGGCCTGGCTGCGCGATGTCAAGGGCCAGCGCACCACGCGCGAGGCGGCCATGGCCAAGATGGTGGCGACCGAGAACGCACAGCAGGTGATCGACCGTGCGGTGCAGATGTTCGGCGGCCTGGGCGTCAAGGTCGGCACGCGGGTGGAAAGCCTGTACCGCGAGATCCGCTCGCTGCGCATCTATGAAGGCGCCACCGAAGTGCAGAAGCTGATCATTGCGCGCGAGACGCTGGCCGGGCGCAAAGCCTGACGCCCCCGCGTGCCACCCACGAACTGCCGTACCGATACAGAGCAGACAGGAGACAAGCCATGGCGACCACAGCCCACCTCGATACCTTCGCGCGCGACCGCC is part of the Cupriavidus necator genome and harbors:
- a CDS encoding propionate--CoA ligase; amino-acid sequence: MTASHAVHARSLADPEGFWAEQAARIDWETPFGQVLDNSRAPFTRWFVGGRTNLCHNAVDRHLAARASQPALHWVSTETDQARTFTYAELHDEVSRMAAILQGLDVQKGDRVLIYMPMIPEAAFAMLACARIGAIHSVVFGGFASVSLAARIEDARPRVVVSADAGSRAGKVVPYKPLLDEAIRLSSHQPGKVLLVDRQLAQMPRTEGRDEDYAAWRERVAGVQVPCVWLESSEPSYVLYTSGTTGKPKGVQRDTGGYAVALATSMEYIFCGKPGDTMFTASDIGWVVGHSYIVYGPLLAGMATLMYEGTPIRPDGGILWRLVEQYKVNLMFSAPTAIRVLKKQDPAWLTRYDLSSLRLLFLAGEPLDEPTARWIQDGLGKPVVDNYWQTESGWPILAIQRGIEALPPKLGSPGVPAYGYDLKIVDENTGAECPPGQKGVVAIDGPLPPGCMSTVWGDDDRFVRTYWQAVPNRLCYSTFDWGVRDADGYVFILGRTDDVINVAGHRLGTREIEESLSSNAAVAEVAVVGVQDALKGQVAMAFCIARDPARTATAEARLALEGELMKTVEQQLGAVARPARVFFVNALPKTRSGKLLRRAMQAVAEGRDPGDLTTIEDPGALEQLQAALKG
- a CDS encoding bifunctional salicylyl-CoA 5-hydroxylase/oxidoreductase; this translates as MRVLCIGGGPAGLYFGLLMKLQDPANEVIVVERNRPYDTFGWGVVFSDATMDNLKQADPVSAAEINAAFNHWDDIDIHIGGRTIRSGGHGFIGIGRKRLLNILQARCEALGVKLVFETDVSDDQALAMQYQADLVIASDGLNSRIRTRYADTFQPDIDTRQCRFVWMGTHKLFDAFTFAFEKTEHGWFQAHAYRFDDTTSTFIVEAPESVWRAAGIEQMSQEEGVAYCERLFARYLDGNKLITNAAHLRGSAIWIRFPRVICRQWVHWNTLPDGRRVPVVLMGDAAHTAHFSIGSGTKLALEDAIDLAEEIRGRGHDGLPDALSRYEATRGVEVLKIQNAARNSTEWFENVERYAGSLPPEQFAYSLLTRSQRISHENLRVRDADYVAQFEHWLARQAGVQPESLQLREHQPLPPMFTPFRVRGVTLKNRVVVSPMAMYSCTDGVPGDFHLVHLGSRALGGAGMVVAEMTCVSPDARITPGCPGLWNDAQRDAWRRIVDFVHANSDARIAMQIGHSGRKGSTQLGWEAMDHPLSEGNWPVISASPLPYLPGESQTPREMTRADMDRVRDDFVASARRAAEAGFDWLELHCAHGYLLSSFISPLTNTREDEYGGSLAARLRYPLEVFAAVREVWPEHKPMSVRISAHDWVEGGITPDDAIEIARAFKAAGADMIDCSSGQVSPDQAPVYGRMYQTPFADRIRNEAGIATIAVGAIFEADHVDSIIAAGRADLCAIARPHLANPAWTLQEAARIGYRDITWPKQYQAGKRQLETNLERAAAQEKQG
- a CDS encoding SDR family NAD(P)-dependent oxidoreductase; translated protein: MTGSTGSLSGRHALVTGGGRGIGAAIARRLLADGASVTLLGRDAGALQATVQALREVAPAGAVVSFVTADIADADSVARAFAAAAEQSGPVSMLINNAGQAHSAPFLKTNAALWQRMLDVNLTGTFLCTQAALPAMLDAGWGRIVNVASTAGLIGYGYVSGYCAAKHGVIGLTRALALETAAKGVTVNAVCPGYTETDIVRDAVANIVGKTGRTETEARAELAARNPQRRLVQPEEVADAVAWLCQPSAAAITGQAIPVAGGEVMAG
- a CDS encoding enoyl-CoA hydratase family protein, with amino-acid sequence MTEIALDMRHHKRSFAGYQPEHFLWSVSGDGKVGTVTLNRPERKNPLTFDSYAELRDLFRGLCYASDIKAVVVTGAGGNYCSGGDVHEIIGPLTRMTMPELLDFTRMTGDLVKAMRACPQPVVSAVDGICAGAGAMMALASDMRLGTAQAKTAFLFTRVGLAGADMGACTLLPRVIGQGRASELLYTGRSMSAEEGLQWGFFNALHPSESVLAQAQTLAAQLAAGPTFAHGVTKKLLHQEWNMGLDEAIEAEAEAQAICMQTRDFRRAYEAFVAKTKPVFEGD
- a CDS encoding acyl-CoA dehydrogenase family protein, which encodes MSDKTYLDLPLFDDAHRTLERELDAWCAQHLHVDHSDTDAACRALVRQLGEAGWLRYCVPAAHGGALPALDSRSLCLLRETLARHDGLADFAFAMQGLGSGAISLAGSDALRAHYLPRVARGEAIAAFALSEPEAGSDVAAMQCSARLSDDGSHYVIDGAKTWISNGGIADFYCVFVRTGEASGARGISAFVVDADTPGLTIAERIDVMAPHPLATLRFDDCRVPVGNRLGEAGQGFKVAMMTLDIFRASVAAAALGFGRAALDDALARACARPMFGGVLADLQLTQAAIGDMATAIDAAALLTYRAAWLRDVKGQRTTREAAMAKMVATENAQQVIDRAVQMFGGLGVKVGTRVESLYREIRSLRIYEGATEVQKLIIARETLAGRKA